A stretch of the Thermodesulfobacteriota bacterium genome encodes the following:
- the pgm gene encoding phosphoglucomutase (alpha-D-glucose-1,6-bisphosphate-dependent), with the protein MKAAIADLPGLVASYYTGKPDPSEPSQRVAFGTSGHRGTSLSLSFNEDHILAVTQAICDRRAAAGVSGPLFLGKDTHALSEPAFRSALEVLAGNGVAAMIDRDEGYTPTPAISLAILSHNRGRREGPADGIVITPSHNPPEDGGFKYNPPHGGPADADVTRAIEERANRILAEGLRDVKRIPYERARKASTVRRYDFAGAYAEGLAEALDMDAVRASGLRIGADALGGAAAAYWEPVAARYGLNLEVVNGGVDPTFRFMARDWDGRIRMDCSSPHAMAGLIGMKERFDIAFGNDTDADRHGIVTRSAGLLNPNHYLSAAIDYLFRRRTGWRADAGVGKTVVSSGMIDRVAARLGRRLVEVPVGFKWFVPGLLDGSLGFGGEESAGASFLKKDGTAWSTDKDGLLLGLLAAEMTAVTGRDPGELYRELTETFGAPAYERIDAPATREQKALLSRLSPDRVKAGTLAGERIEAMITSAPGNGAAIGGLKVVAANGWFAARPSGTEDVYKIYAESFLGEEHLRRIQDEAREIVSGVFASP; encoded by the coding sequence ATGAAGGCGGCCATCGCCGATCTTCCGGGACTCGTCGCATCGTACTATACCGGGAAGCCCGACCCGTCGGAGCCGTCGCAGCGCGTGGCCTTCGGCACCTCGGGGCACCGGGGGACGTCGCTCTCCCTTTCCTTCAACGAAGACCACATCCTTGCCGTAACGCAGGCGATCTGCGACCGGCGGGCGGCCGCGGGGGTCTCCGGGCCGCTCTTCCTCGGGAAGGACACCCACGCCCTCTCGGAGCCGGCGTTCCGCTCCGCGCTCGAGGTCCTCGCGGGTAACGGCGTCGCCGCGATGATCGACCGGGACGAAGGGTACACCCCCACGCCCGCCATTTCCCTTGCGATCCTGTCCCATAACCGCGGCCGGCGGGAAGGGCCGGCGGACGGCATCGTGATCACCCCGTCGCACAACCCTCCCGAGGACGGAGGGTTCAAGTACAACCCGCCCCACGGCGGGCCGGCGGACGCGGACGTCACGCGGGCGATCGAGGAGCGCGCCAACCGGATCCTCGCGGAGGGCTTGCGCGACGTGAAGCGGATCCCGTACGAGCGCGCGCGGAAAGCTTCGACCGTGCGGCGTTACGATTTCGCCGGCGCTTATGCGGAAGGTCTGGCGGAAGCGCTCGACATGGATGCCGTCCGGGCGTCGGGGCTGCGCATCGGCGCCGACGCGCTGGGAGGGGCCGCGGCAGCCTACTGGGAGCCGGTGGCGGCGCGGTACGGGCTGAATCTCGAGGTGGTCAACGGCGGCGTGGACCCCACGTTCCGGTTCATGGCGCGCGACTGGGACGGCCGGATCCGGATGGACTGCTCGTCGCCCCACGCGATGGCGGGGCTGATCGGGATGAAGGAGCGGTTCGACATCGCCTTCGGGAACGACACGGACGCCGACCGGCACGGGATCGTGACCCGGAGCGCGGGGCTCCTCAATCCGAACCATTACCTGTCCGCGGCGATCGACTACCTTTTCCGGCGGCGGACGGGATGGCGCGCGGATGCGGGGGTCGGGAAGACCGTGGTGAGCAGCGGGATGATCGACCGCGTGGCGGCGCGCCTCGGGCGGAGGCTGGTCGAAGTCCCCGTCGGCTTCAAGTGGTTCGTGCCGGGGCTGCTGGACGGCTCCCTCGGGTTCGGGGGGGAGGAGAGCGCGGGGGCGTCGTTCCTTAAAAAAGACGGCACCGCCTGGAGCACGGACAAGGACGGGCTGCTCCTGGGGCTGCTCGCGGCCGAGATGACGGCGGTGACCGGGCGCGATCCAGGCGAGCTGTACCGGGAGCTGACGGAGACGTTCGGCGCCCCGGCCTACGAGCGGATCGACGCGCCGGCTACCCGGGAGCAGAAGGCGCTGCTGTCGCGGCTTTCGCCGGACCGGGTGAAGGCGGGGACGCTCGCCGGGGAGCGGATCGAGGCGATGATCACGAGCGCTCCCGGCAACGGCGCGGCCATCGGCGGCCTGAAGGTGGTGGCCGCCAACGGCTGGTTCGCCGCCCGCCCCTCCGGCACGGAGGACGTCTACAAGATCTACGCGGAAAGCTTCCTCGGGGAGGAACACCTCCGCAGGATCCAGGATGAGGCCCGGGAGATCGTATCCGGGGTCTTCGCCTCCCCGTAG